In Sebastes fasciatus isolate fSebFas1 chromosome 15, fSebFas1.pri, whole genome shotgun sequence, a genomic segment contains:
- the wdr89 gene encoding WD repeat-containing protein 89, whose translation MEGLEEKLKGLSIARRSRPEEPTYLLDVALQPAGLLAVSCSNFTIHLHNKDTLSLVGAYRGHSGPLCGVVFSHTSPDFLYSGSADGTVRGWDVRRPGTDAAQVFKSDPSHNYCSFDLSCGDALLCAGTEQVNDEDSFLVFWDVRKPGGGLLGVYSESHSDDVTQVCFHPREKDRLASSSTDGLVNVFDLSRGAEDEALLATCNSDSSAGSVCWCGADYTQLLCLSHDEGLHLWDVGQLDTDEPLTVFSTSDARSLAMLADGGGVDYLVGGRWLEEAQKLLVVGGRNGGDLHLMECDDSGLRLLRTLEGGHSSTVRCFLWDAAAEALVTGGEDAQLLLWKPGGEELTAGKRESTKSQSALRLKSRPHKKHGYKKEKKDA comes from the coding sequence ATGGAGGGTCTGGAGGAGAAGCTGAAAGGTCTGTCCATCGCCCGGCGGTCTCGTCCAGAGGAGCCCACCTACCTGCTGGACGTGGCCCTGCAGCCGGCCGGCCTGCTCGCCGTGTCCTGCTCCAACTTCACCATCCACCTCCACAACAAGGACACTCTGAGCCTGGTGGGGGCGTACCGGGGCCACAGCGGGCCGCTCTGTGGCGTCGTTTTCTCCCACACCTCTCCTGACTTCCTGTACTCTGGCTCTGCTGACGGGACGGTCCGAGGGTGGGACGTGCGCCGCCCCGGGACAGATGCAGCCCAGGTGTTTAAAAGCGACCCGTCACACAACTACTGCAGCTTCGACTTGAGCTGCGGCGACGCGCTCCTGTGTGCCGGCACCGAGCAGGTCAACGACGAAGACAGCTTCCTAGTTTTCTGGGACGTCAGGAAGCCGGGCGGCGGGCTCCTCGGGGTGTACTCTGAGTCGCACAGCGATGACGTCACACAGGTGTGTTTCCACCCTCGAGAGAAAGACCGCCTGGCGTCTAGCTCCACAGACGGCCTTGTGAATGTGTTTGACCTGAGCCGGGGAGCGGAGGATGAGGCGCTGCTCGCCACCTGTAACAGCGACTCGTCGGCCGGTTCGGTGTGTTGGTGCGGAGCCGACTACACCCAGCTGCTGTGCCTCAGCCACGACGAGGGGCTGCACCTGTGGGATGTGGGTCAGCTGGACACGGACGAGCCCCTCACCGTTTTCAGCACCTCTGACGCTCGCAGCCTCGCCATGCTGGCTGATGGCGGGGGCGTGGATTACCTGGTGGGGGGCAGGTGGCTGGAGGAGGCCCAGAAGCTGCTGGTGGTCGGAGGCAGGAACGGCGGCGACCTCCACCTGATGGAGTGCGACGACAGCGGGCTACGTCTGCTGAGGACCCTCGAGGGCGGCCACTCCTCCACGGTGCGCTGCTTCCTGTGGGACGCGGCGGCGGAGGCTCTGGTCACCGGGGGAGAGGATGCTCAGTTGTTGCTATGGAAACCAGGAGGGGAGGAGCTCACGGCAGGGAAAAGGGAGTCCACGAAGAGCCAATCGGCTTTGAGACTCAAATCCAGACCGCATAAAAAACACGGCtacaagaaagagaagaaagacgCGTAG